A region from the Acidiferrobacter sp. SPIII_3 genome encodes:
- a CDS encoding ABC transporter ATP-binding protein, giving the protein MDRPTSTEPLVTVRDLAFYRDDRPIFEGLNLTVAKGGVTAIMGGSGAGKTTLLSLIGGRLLPARGTVTVAGEVVGTLSRKALFALRRRMGMLFQSSALLTDLDVYENVAFPMREHTRLPETLIHDLVLMKLEMVGLRGARKLFPAELSGGMSRRVALARAIALDPMMVMYDEPFTGLDPISMGVIVKLIRELNDALGMTSIIVTHDVVEACTIADYIYLLGEGRVIAEGTPADMKKTDAPEVRQFMGGLPDGPVAFHYPASRYLDDLLMADRS; this is encoded by the coding sequence GTGGACCGACCGACGAGTACCGAGCCTCTGGTGACGGTGCGCGATCTTGCGTTTTATCGTGACGACCGCCCGATCTTTGAGGGCCTGAATCTCACGGTTGCGAAGGGGGGTGTGACCGCCATCATGGGGGGCAGTGGGGCGGGCAAGACGACGCTTCTTAGCCTCATCGGCGGCCGGCTCCTGCCGGCGCGCGGGACTGTGACGGTAGCCGGCGAGGTCGTGGGGACGCTGTCTCGCAAGGCGCTCTTCGCGCTGCGCCGGCGCATGGGGATGTTGTTCCAGTCGAGCGCTTTGCTCACCGATCTCGATGTCTACGAGAATGTCGCGTTTCCGATGCGCGAGCATACGCGACTCCCGGAGACCCTGATCCATGATCTGGTCTTGATGAAGCTCGAGATGGTCGGCCTGCGCGGCGCGCGCAAGCTGTTTCCCGCCGAACTGTCGGGTGGGATGTCGCGGCGCGTGGCGCTTGCGCGCGCCATCGCGCTTGACCCGATGATGGTCATGTATGACGAGCCGTTCACGGGGCTCGACCCGATCTCCATGGGCGTCATCGTAAAGCTCATCCGCGAGCTGAACGATGCGCTCGGCATGACCTCCATCATCGTCACCCACGACGTGGTCGAGGCCTGTACGATTGCCGACTACATCTATCTCCTGGGCGAAGGGCGGGTGATCGCCGAGGGGACCCCGGCCGATATGAAAAAGACCGACGCCCCCGAGGTCCGGCAGTTCATGGGCGGTCTGCCGGATGGCCCGGTGGCCTTCCATTATCCGGCGTCGCGATACCTGGACGATCTCTTGATGGCGGACCGATCGTGA